The sequence ACGTGATGATGAGCGATCTCTCGCGCGCCATCCCGGTCACCCACGAGGTGGACTTCCTGCAGGCCGCCAGCCACGGTGGCAAGACTGAGTCCTCGGGGCAGGTGAAGCTGGTCTTCGACGGCCGGACCGATCTGCGCGGCCGCCACGTGTTGCTGGTCGAGGGCGTGGTGGACTCCGGGCTGACCCTCAGTTTCCTCATCGACCAGCTGAAGAAGCGCGAGCCCGCCAGCGTCAAGGTCGCCACGCTGCTGGACAAGGCTCCCTGCCGGAAGATCGAGGTCCCCCTCGACTATGTCGGCTTCCGCATCGGCGACGAGTTCGTGATCGGGTACGGGATGGACGTCGCGGAGCGCTATCGCAACCTCCCCTTCGTCGGCATCTACACGGGCGCTTGACCCTCACCAGGAATTCGACCATGAAGAGTCCCATGTTCCACCGGTCCGGCGGCGACGGCCCACGCCGTTCGCCGCGCCCCCAGGGCGGCCCGTCACGGAAGTCCTCCG comes from Candidatus Eisenbacteria bacterium and encodes:
- the hpt gene encoding hypoxanthine phosphoribosyltransferase, with translation MFSAEQISARVAEMGRQIGADYGDRCPLLVAVLKGAYVMMSDLSRAIPVTHEVDFLQAASHGGKTESSGQVKLVFDGRTDLRGRHVLLVEGVVDSGLTLSFLIDQLKKREPASVKVATLLDKAPCRKIEVPLDYVGFRIGDEFVIGYGMDVAERYRNLPFVGIYTGA